The sequence GCAAGTTACATATTGTTTTCAATCCGCCTTATGATGAGCGTTTGGACATTCATATGGAAAGATTCTACGCTAGTATTGGCGATACTTTGAAGAAAAATTATCCAGGAACAAACGCTTGGTTCATTACAGCAAACTTGGAAGCCTTAAAGTTTGTTGGATTGAAACCTTCAAGAAAAATCAAACTTTTCAACGGAAGTCTTGAAGCACGTTTGGTTAAATACGAAATGTACGAAGGAAGCAAGAGAACGAAATTTCAACAATAAGGTTCTAAGGTGCTAAGCTTCTAAAGGACTAAGAAATTTAGCTTTAAGTATAAAAGATGATTCAGGTTTTAAGGGATTAAGTCCAAAGAAAGAAACCTTAGAATCTTAGCACCTCAGCACCTTAGCAACTATAAAAATAATGACAAAACTACAAGTAAGAGCTTTTTTATATCAATTAGGAACATTTGCAATTTTATTTATCGCAGGAAGATATGTAATTGCAATGTATACTGGATTAACTGGAATTTGGATTCCAATGACTTCTTTTGTTGTTGCGACTATTATTGGACCAAAATTCCAAGCGGTACGAACAAAAGATGGCGAAAAGCTTTTTATGAAATGGATTTTTATAAAAGGAATTAAAGAAATCGAATAATTTTTTAAAAAAGGCATTTATGAGGAAAATTGGTCTTATTGGGGGAATCAGTTGGGTTTCAACCGGAGATTATTACAAACTTATTAACGAAGGAATAAATGAAAGATTGGGAGGCTTGAACTTCTCAGAATGTTTGGTTTATTCTTTTAATTATGCTGATATTAAAAGAAATAACGACAACAACGATTGGGATTCGACTTTTGAAATGCTTTTAAAAGGATGCGAATTTTTGAAATCGGGTGGGGCGGAAGCGATTATTTTATGTGCCAACACCATGCATTTAATTGCTGACAGGCTTCAAGAAGCAATTGGTCTTCCGCTAATTCATATTGCTACAGCTACGGCGATTGAAATTCAAAAGCAAAATATTAAGAAAGTTGCATTATTAGGAACCAAGTTTACAATGGAACTTGATTTCTTCAAAGAAAAGCTACAAGCAAAAGGAATCGAAACGATAATTCCCGAAAATCAGGAAGACAAAGATTTTATTCATTACACTATTTTTGAAGAATTAGGCCGAGGATTGGTAACCGACGAAACTAAAAAACGTTATTTAGAAATTGCCAATGATTTGATTTCAAAAGGTGCTGAAGGAATTATTTTAGGTTGTACCGAAATTCCTTTAGTAATAAAACCAGAAGATGTTTCGGTTGCTGTTTTTGATACTGCTTTGATCCATTCAAAAGCGGCGGTTGATTTTCAGTTGTCTTAATACGATTTAAAATAAAAGAAAGCCACGAATTCAGCATTTTGAATTCGTGGTTTTTTATTTTGGAAATTATAACGTTATTTTTTAGGAGCTTTTTTAGCTGGCACCGGAATAACAGTTTTCTTCTTGTAAATAGGAATGAAATACGAAACAGTATAATTGAAACCAATTCCAAAACTTCCATCATAAGTCCTGTTAAATCCTGGAATATATAAATTGTCAAAACCATCTGGTTTTGTATTTGCAACCAACATTTTCAGTTGAACACCAAAACCTACAAAAACATTGTTGAATACTTTTGCTTTTACGCCCATTGCAACTTCAATCCAGCCTGCTGTAAGTCCGCTGTATTTTTGATGTTCTGTAATTGGAGGCATTTCACCCCAATACGGATTTGGATTGTAAATTTTGTAGCTGTTTAATTCTTGGCTAAAAGTACTGAATCCGCCTCGTAAACCTATTGTAATTAAGTTTTCCATATCAAGCCAGTTTTGATACAAATTGTAGTCAAAACCACCTTTTATGTAAGTTCCAGTTGCAGTCGAATTTAATCGGTCGTCGTCAGTAGTTTTGTCTTCAAAACCAAGTTCGGCGGCCAAATAATATTTTTTTGTTAATCGCCAGTCACCAACAAATTCTACGCCTTTATAATCTTTGTCATATAAACCGCGAGTCAATTTGTACAAATCAACTCCAACACGAAGTCCATAGCGATCAGTTTTAATGCTGTCGGCTTTTTTTACTTCCTGTAATGCAGGTTTTGCTGTCGTCTCGGTTTTAGATTTTTCTGTAACAATTTCTTTGTTTACTGTAGTTGTTGGTGTTTCTTGAGCATAACCCAAAAACATTGAAAACAATAAGCAAAAACTAGAAAGATATTTTAATGTGTACTTCATTTTCTAATTCTATGTTATAATCATTTACATAAATTTGGGTCATCCAAAAACCTTTTGAATCGGTGTCTTTTTTTTCAAATGGAGCAGTTCTCGGTATTCCGTCAGAAAGAGGATCAAGCTTGAAAATTGTTTTAAATCCGCAAGCCCTAGAAACATAAAGATTTTGACGGGTATAATAAAATGTTACTTGATCTGTATTTACTGCTGCCGGGTTTTCATTGCCAGAATCTAAAATGAAAGTATAGGTTGTAGAATCTGCGTCTGTCTTTAATGGAATAGATATTTTGCTGGCGTTTGTAAGCTGTTTTGCTTCGTCGGTTGCCGCATTTTCATTAAAGATAATTCCTTGGCTCATTCCTTCCCCAATTACTTTTAAATTTGTAACAGGTTTAAGTTGATTATTGGCATCATAAAATTCAATAACTAATCTGGGAGTCGTAGGCGTATTTGGATCGCAAATATCATCTTTCTC comes from Flavobacterium sp. KACC 22761 and encodes:
- a CDS encoding DUF6048 family protein, yielding MKYTLKYLSSFCLLFSMFLGYAQETPTTTVNKEIVTEKSKTETTAKPALQEVKKADSIKTDRYGLRVGVDLYKLTRGLYDKDYKGVEFVGDWRLTKKYYLAAELGFEDKTTDDDRLNSTATGTYIKGGFDYNLYQNWLDMENLITIGLRGGFSTFSQELNSYKIYNPNPYWGEMPPITEHQKYSGLTAGWIEVAMGVKAKVFNNVFVGFGVQLKMLVANTKPDGFDNLYIPGFNRTYDGSFGIGFNYTVSYFIPIYKKKTVIPVPAKKAPKK
- a CDS encoding aspartate/glutamate racemase family protein, which gives rise to MRKIGLIGGISWVSTGDYYKLINEGINERLGGLNFSECLVYSFNYADIKRNNDNNDWDSTFEMLLKGCEFLKSGGAEAIILCANTMHLIADRLQEAIGLPLIHIATATAIEIQKQNIKKVALLGTKFTMELDFFKEKLQAKGIETIIPENQEDKDFIHYTIFEELGRGLVTDETKKRYLEIANDLISKGAEGIILGCTEIPLVIKPEDVSVAVFDTALIHSKAAVDFQLS
- a CDS encoding DUF6452 family protein; amino-acid sequence: MKKIVSVLLLFTFGLSSCEKDDICDPNTPTTPRLVIEFYDANNQLKPVTNLKVIGEGMSQGIIFNENAATDEAKQLTNASKISIPLKTDADSTTYTFILDSGNENPAAVNTDQVTFYYTRQNLYVSRACGFKTIFKLDPLSDGIPRTAPFEKKDTDSKGFWMTQIYVNDYNIELENEVHIKISF